A genomic segment from Luteolibacter ambystomatis encodes:
- a CDS encoding 50S ribosomal protein L25 produces MATKQTLKAAPRARTGSGRLNQMRKEGWLPSVIYGRNTENVNLKVDAKTFAELLAHSTSDNILINLDVEGQGVRLAFLQSIQHDAISGAALHADFLAIDEKTEITAHIPVHLNGEPAGVKAGGVVEQYIHTLEIVCLPNDLPDTIEVDVTALGVGASLHISELGLPKGVKATHGGDVVVAHVGVPGAGLEETPAA; encoded by the coding sequence ATGGCCACCAAGCAGACACTCAAAGCCGCCCCGCGCGCGCGCACCGGCTCCGGCCGTCTCAACCAGATGCGCAAAGAGGGCTGGCTGCCGTCCGTCATCTACGGACGCAACACCGAGAACGTGAACCTCAAGGTCGACGCAAAGACCTTTGCCGAGCTTCTCGCCCACAGCACCTCGGACAACATCCTGATCAACCTCGATGTCGAGGGTCAGGGTGTCCGCCTCGCTTTCCTCCAGTCGATCCAGCACGACGCCATCTCCGGCGCCGCCCTGCACGCTGACTTCCTCGCCATCGACGAGAAGACCGAAATCACCGCCCACATCCCGGTGCACCTCAATGGTGAGCCGGCTGGCGTGAAGGCCGGTGGCGTGGTGGAGCAGTACATCCACACCCTCGAAATCGTCTGCCTGCCGAACGACCTCCCGGACACCATCGAGGTGGACGTGACCGCTCTCGGAGTCGGCGCTTCCCTCCACATCTCCGAGCTTGGCCTGCCGAAGGGCGTGAAGGCCACCCACGGTGGTGATGTGGTCGTCGCCCACGTGGGCGTCCCGGGTGCCGGTCTCGAAGAGACCCCGGCCGCCTGA
- a CDS encoding exosortase/archaeosortase family protein, producing the protein MNPSEEGSLTPATQPESRDNVIAWVGLALVIGFFYFGLHHYGPGRAEFVVQTWTRAWNKESDFEHGVIFPFLLAGLLFWRRKEILAARGPGEWLGLIPAVFGALLFLLSYRTIQWRVAIIGLPFLLTGSVWYLWGRRAAWLLAFPLFLIWLAIPVGFLQQATGGLQLIATRLAHVGASLFGVPTTIMGNKLIMADGAGFDVDEGCSGIRSLWALMLIAAAWTYVARIPLWKRVLLFLSAFPIAIIGNALRLISIFIIAKFSGTHFAGGTWHDWSPLVFFYPFSLFLLLTVHSILEGGLPWRKHNRREVRRTVVTRNTVARTQTP; encoded by the coding sequence ATGAACCCGAGCGAAGAAGGTTCCCTCACGCCCGCGACACAGCCCGAAAGCCGGGACAACGTGATCGCCTGGGTGGGTTTGGCCTTGGTGATCGGGTTCTTTTACTTCGGCCTCCATCACTACGGGCCGGGCCGGGCGGAGTTCGTGGTGCAGACATGGACTCGTGCTTGGAACAAAGAGAGCGATTTCGAACACGGTGTCATCTTCCCCTTCCTCCTGGCCGGACTGCTGTTCTGGCGGCGGAAGGAAATCCTCGCTGCCCGCGGACCGGGTGAATGGCTCGGTTTGATCCCGGCGGTTTTCGGCGCGCTGCTGTTCCTGCTTTCCTACCGCACCATCCAGTGGCGCGTGGCCATCATCGGCCTGCCCTTCCTGCTCACCGGCTCCGTGTGGTACCTGTGGGGTCGCCGTGCCGCCTGGCTGCTGGCGTTTCCGCTGTTCCTGATCTGGCTGGCCATTCCGGTGGGATTCCTGCAGCAGGCCACCGGCGGTCTCCAGCTCATCGCCACCCGGCTCGCCCATGTGGGAGCCTCGCTGTTCGGCGTGCCCACCACGATCATGGGCAACAAACTGATCATGGCGGATGGCGCGGGCTTCGATGTCGATGAAGGTTGCTCCGGCATCCGTTCGCTGTGGGCGCTGATGCTCATCGCCGCCGCCTGGACCTACGTCGCCCGCATTCCGCTGTGGAAGCGGGTGCTGTTGTTCCTCAGCGCCTTCCCCATCGCCATCATCGGCAATGCCCTGCGGCTCATTTCGATTTTCATCATCGCCAAATTCAGCGGCACCCATTTCGCCGGAGGCACGTGGCATGATTGGTCGCCGCTGGTGTTCTTCTATCCCTTCTCCCTGTTCCTGCTGCTGACCGTCCACTCGATTCTCGAAGGCGGTCTGCCATGGAGGAAGCATAACCGCCGCGAGGTCCGCCGTACCGTGGTGACCCGCAATACCGTCGCGAGAACCCAGACGCCATGA
- a CDS encoding flavin monoamine oxidase family protein, with protein sequence MNRGRVPLFRSLIDCLREAHVANATGEGNWSRRGFLQTLGAAGMAGALSGCVTVPPAGKNLRGPVVIVGGGIAGLTAALRLMQQGVDCELYEASPRFGGRMFTKRDFNRDGMFCELGGELVDTNHEALIKLAKECGISTQPLKKGEKGLDFYHIGGKIFTDRDLIPAFQPMAKRIAADAEGLTDAQEEYTAKAKRLDGINLKSYLAGSRHDTPAWLIEMLDVAYCCEYGVDTVHQSALNLVNFIGTDTKEGFEMFGTSDESMRIEGGNDRVPTAVYGRIQRKVRTFSEHELSAVARTKTGLRLTFRHGSQRVVKDAAHVICAIPFTVLRHVEGIDSLGLSAEKKRAIHTFGYGANVKVMWGVKERVWRQESGGRDFYCNGSVVSDLPFQQFWETSRGQKGRSGILTNFIGGTPAANWTAERLKAFPGEAEKVFPALAGQWDGNRAVMNWPKVKWNRGSYSATLVGQYTWAYAASATQELGGALVFAGEHTSPDFGGFMNGGVESGERAAKEVLAAAV encoded by the coding sequence ATGAACCGTGGTCGTGTCCCGCTTTTCCGTTCCCTGATCGATTGTCTCCGCGAGGCCCATGTGGCCAATGCGACCGGGGAGGGCAACTGGTCCCGCCGTGGGTTTCTCCAGACCCTCGGTGCGGCGGGGATGGCCGGTGCCCTTTCCGGCTGCGTCACCGTTCCGCCCGCCGGGAAGAATCTGCGTGGACCGGTGGTGATCGTAGGCGGCGGGATCGCGGGGCTGACGGCGGCGCTGCGATTGATGCAGCAGGGCGTTGATTGCGAACTCTACGAGGCCTCGCCGCGTTTCGGCGGCCGGATGTTCACCAAGCGCGATTTCAACCGCGATGGGATGTTCTGCGAGCTCGGCGGCGAACTGGTGGACACCAACCATGAGGCGTTGATCAAGCTGGCCAAGGAGTGCGGCATTTCCACCCAGCCGCTCAAGAAGGGCGAGAAGGGCCTCGATTTCTACCACATCGGCGGGAAAATTTTCACCGACCGCGACCTGATCCCGGCTTTCCAGCCGATGGCGAAGCGCATCGCCGCGGATGCGGAAGGCCTCACCGATGCGCAGGAGGAATACACTGCGAAGGCGAAGCGGCTCGATGGCATCAACCTGAAGAGCTATCTCGCGGGTTCCCGACACGATACCCCGGCCTGGCTCATCGAGATGCTGGATGTGGCCTACTGCTGCGAATACGGCGTGGACACCGTCCATCAGAGCGCGCTGAACCTGGTGAACTTCATCGGCACCGATACCAAGGAGGGTTTCGAGATGTTCGGCACCAGCGATGAATCGATGCGCATCGAAGGCGGCAACGACCGCGTGCCGACCGCCGTGTATGGCAGGATCCAGCGCAAGGTGCGGACGTTCTCCGAGCATGAGCTCTCCGCCGTTGCGCGCACGAAGACCGGGCTGCGCCTCACCTTCCGCCACGGCAGCCAGCGCGTGGTGAAAGACGCGGCTCATGTGATCTGCGCGATCCCGTTCACGGTGCTGAGGCACGTGGAGGGCATTGATTCGCTCGGCCTGAGCGCGGAGAAGAAACGCGCGATTCACACCTTCGGCTATGGCGCGAACGTGAAGGTGATGTGGGGCGTGAAGGAGCGCGTCTGGCGTCAGGAAAGCGGCGGCCGGGACTTTTATTGCAACGGCTCGGTGGTGTCCGACCTGCCGTTCCAGCAGTTTTGGGAAACCAGCCGCGGTCAGAAAGGCCGCTCCGGTATCCTCACGAACTTCATCGGCGGCACTCCGGCGGCGAATTGGACCGCCGAGCGCCTCAAGGCCTTCCCCGGCGAGGCGGAGAAAGTGTTCCCGGCCCTCGCGGGTCAATGGGACGGCAACCGCGCGGTGATGAACTGGCCGAAAGTGAAATGGAACCGAGGTAGCTACAGCGCCACACTGGTGGGTCAATACACCTGGGCCTATGCGGCCTCCGCCACGCAGGAACTGGGCGGCGCGCTGGTCTTCGCTGGCGAGCATACCAGTCCGGATTTCGGTGGTTTCATGAACGGCGGCGTCGAATCCGGCGAACGCGCTGCGAAGGAAGTGCTGGCGGCGGCGGTTTGA
- a CDS encoding exosortase-associated EpsI family protein has product MIRPLILPVVLAALMSGIFFLPTSGTVAESAISLKLPAGMDDWDFNIIQASQKEVDILAKDTDFSKAVCVAPVPNAYTNQGDPIDQRVDLSIVLSGSDINNSIHRPERCMPAQGHQIYEAKSDVLTTPGGRTLPVRELASVQNLPLDEKGEKSVSFHCVTYYFFVGQNEITEDHLKRTLIDMRDRVLHGQDQRWAYVSVSMWFSEEGKSNGFRDPSGRAVVFPSREDAEKKIRQFLGKLADRNINWQQIASR; this is encoded by the coding sequence ATGATCCGCCCTCTGATTCTCCCGGTCGTGCTCGCCGCTTTGATGAGCGGAATCTTCTTCCTGCCCACCTCGGGCACGGTGGCGGAGTCTGCGATTTCCTTGAAGCTGCCCGCCGGCATGGACGACTGGGACTTCAACATCATCCAGGCCAGCCAGAAGGAAGTGGATATTCTCGCGAAGGATACCGACTTCAGCAAAGCCGTCTGTGTCGCCCCCGTTCCGAACGCCTACACCAATCAGGGCGATCCGATCGACCAGCGCGTCGATCTCTCCATCGTGCTTTCGGGTTCCGACATCAACAACTCGATCCACCGCCCGGAACGCTGCATGCCCGCCCAGGGCCACCAGATCTACGAGGCGAAGTCCGACGTGCTCACGACTCCGGGCGGCCGCACCCTGCCGGTGCGTGAACTGGCCTCGGTGCAGAATCTTCCGCTGGATGAAAAGGGGGAGAAGAGCGTCTCCTTCCACTGCGTCACCTACTACTTCTTCGTCGGTCAGAATGAGATCACCGAAGACCACCTGAAGCGCACGCTCATCGACATGCGTGATCGCGTCCTCCATGGCCAGGACCAGCGCTGGGCCTACGTTTCGGTATCGATGTGGTTCAGCGAGGAAGGGAAGTCCAACGGCTTCCGCGATCCGAGCGGACGGGCGGTCGTGTTTCCTTCACGGGAAGACGCGGAAAAGAAAATCCGCCAGTTCCTGGGGAAGCTGGCGGATCGCAACATCAACTGGCAACAGATCGCCAGCCGCTGA
- a CDS encoding response regulator transcription factor has translation MRVLYAEDSESLRRSVRRALEHHGHTVDVAANGREGLEASLTHDYDVIVLDVMMPEMDGLSLLRHLRKDGGQAHVLLLTARDTIEDRVRGLREGADDYLVKPFALQELLARVEALGRRRHGMTQPVLALGPLELDFAARRVTLHGAAVELTAREWKLLECLARRRDQVVPRSEIEEQIYDDKVEPMSNVVDTAIYGLRRKIGSGFIHTRRGLGYVLSAP, from the coding sequence GTGAGAGTTCTCTACGCCGAAGATTCCGAAAGCCTGCGCCGGTCCGTGCGCCGGGCGCTGGAGCACCACGGCCACACGGTGGATGTGGCGGCGAACGGCCGGGAGGGGCTGGAGGCCTCGCTGACGCACGATTACGACGTGATCGTGCTGGACGTGATGATGCCGGAAATGGACGGCCTTTCGCTGTTGCGGCATCTCCGGAAGGACGGCGGTCAGGCTCATGTGCTGTTGTTGACCGCCCGGGATACGATCGAGGATCGCGTGCGCGGATTGCGCGAGGGGGCGGATGATTATCTGGTGAAGCCGTTTGCGTTGCAGGAATTGCTCGCGCGGGTCGAGGCGCTCGGCCGCCGCCGCCACGGCATGACCCAGCCGGTGCTCGCACTGGGGCCGCTGGAGCTGGATTTCGCCGCCCGGCGCGTGACGCTTCATGGCGCTGCGGTGGAGTTGACCGCCCGCGAGTGGAAACTCCTCGAGTGCCTCGCGCGCCGCCGCGACCAGGTGGTGCCGCGTTCCGAGATCGAGGAGCAGATCTACGATGACAAGGTGGAGCCGATGAGCAATGTGGTGGACACCGCCATCTACGGTTTGCGTCGTAAAATCGGCAGCGGCTTCATCCACACCCGCCGCGGCTTGGGCTACGTGTTGAGCGCGCCATGA
- a CDS encoding ribose-phosphate diphosphokinase, translated as MKIISGTAHRALAERIADVLGQPLADVHVTAFPDGETFVKINENIRGEDVFIIQPSCPPTNHNIMELLIMVDAARRASAERITAVMPFFGYARQDRKDQPRVPITAKLVANLLTSAGVNRVLTMDLHAPQIQGFFDIPVDHLYAKSALIGYLRERHPDTSNLTVVSPDVGGVKMARAYADALGADLAIVAKHRISATRVEAMNVIGEVEGRDVLLVDDMTETAGTLTAAAEILQKNGAKRVFAGVSHAVLGELGHDRIRDSVIEEVITTDSVPQAEGPKVKAVGIAPLLGEAIRRISGGQSVTSLFEI; from the coding sequence ATGAAAATCATCAGTGGAACCGCCCACCGGGCCCTTGCAGAACGCATCGCAGACGTCCTCGGACAACCTCTTGCCGATGTTCATGTTACCGCCTTTCCGGACGGTGAAACTTTCGTCAAAATCAACGAGAACATCCGTGGAGAGGACGTCTTCATCATCCAGCCGTCCTGCCCGCCGACGAACCACAACATCATGGAACTGCTGATCATGGTGGACGCCGCCCGCCGCGCCAGCGCGGAGCGGATCACCGCCGTGATGCCCTTTTTCGGCTACGCCCGCCAGGACCGGAAGGACCAGCCGCGCGTGCCGATCACCGCGAAGTTGGTGGCGAACCTGCTCACCTCCGCCGGCGTGAACCGGGTGCTGACCATGGATCTCCATGCGCCGCAGATCCAGGGCTTCTTCGACATTCCGGTGGATCATCTGTACGCGAAGTCCGCGCTCATCGGCTACCTCCGCGAGCGTCATCCGGACACTTCCAATCTCACCGTCGTGTCCCCGGACGTGGGCGGCGTGAAGATGGCCCGCGCCTATGCGGACGCCCTCGGTGCCGATCTCGCGATCGTGGCGAAGCACCGCATCTCCGCCACCCGCGTGGAGGCGATGAATGTGATCGGCGAGGTGGAGGGGCGAGACGTGCTGCTGGTGGATGACATGACGGAAACCGCCGGCACGCTTACCGCCGCCGCCGAGATTCTCCAGAAGAACGGGGCCAAGCGCGTGTTCGCCGGCGTTTCCCACGCCGTCCTTGGCGAACTGGGCCACGACCGCATCCGCGATTCCGTGATCGAGGAAGTGATCACCACCGACTCCGTGCCGCAGGCCGAAGGGCCGAAGGTGAAGGCCGTCGGCATTGCCCCGCTGCTGGGTGAGGCAATCCGCCGCATCAGCGGCGGGCAGTCGGTGACCTCGTTGTTCGAGATCTGA
- a CDS encoding ATP-binding protein: protein MNSLKGTLTLRLLLGGIVLLGLAGVAFHWQMRRALTEEFDAALRLTAQSLQAFVEEKGETLKMDSDVDEMPQFNVRRGNTVFLLRRADGQEIRRSLSLGKETLPMAGGTTKEPVYFETKLGDGRKLRCIGYRLEAGHEHEEESGHPGREALLVVGRVRTPLEHTLRELRNSLWIAGGVTLAGMAGLLIWGVRRGLRPLDELVTEISGVTASSLATRFPVEPLPAELQPIAGRLNELLERLAAVFEREKSFTANVAHELRTPLAELRALAEVNLMAPPETADEQAAGWQEVRTVSGRMESLALRLLELARSEEPGRLVRREPVGIPALVDVVWQRHAAAAGGRGITCQREIPAGLVWESDPVLLDLIFTNLIGNAVHHALVDSMVRITADALSIRFANAAPGLTAVDLPNLFERFWKKDAARSDGRRHGLGLALARETAGLLGGTLEARLTGDGVIEFRLVAASSDPE, encoded by the coding sequence ATGAACTCTCTGAAGGGAACCCTCACGCTGCGGTTGCTGCTCGGCGGCATCGTCCTTCTCGGGTTGGCGGGAGTCGCCTTCCACTGGCAGATGCGGCGGGCATTGACGGAAGAATTCGATGCGGCGCTGCGACTCACCGCCCAATCGCTCCAGGCCTTCGTGGAGGAGAAGGGCGAGACGCTGAAGATGGACTCGGACGTGGATGAGATGCCGCAGTTCAATGTCCGCCGCGGCAATACGGTATTCCTGTTGCGCCGTGCGGACGGGCAGGAGATCCGGCGCTCCCTCTCGCTGGGGAAGGAGACCCTGCCCATGGCGGGAGGAACCACGAAGGAGCCGGTCTATTTCGAAACCAAGCTGGGCGATGGACGGAAGCTGCGCTGCATCGGCTACCGTCTTGAGGCCGGGCATGAGCATGAGGAGGAGTCCGGGCATCCGGGCCGGGAGGCCTTGCTGGTGGTGGGGCGGGTGCGCACGCCACTGGAGCACACGCTGCGTGAGCTAAGGAATTCGCTGTGGATCGCCGGAGGAGTGACCCTTGCGGGCATGGCGGGGCTTCTGATATGGGGCGTGCGGCGCGGCCTGCGGCCGCTGGATGAGCTGGTGACGGAGATTTCCGGTGTCACCGCCAGTTCGCTGGCCACACGATTCCCGGTGGAGCCGCTGCCTGCCGAGCTGCAACCGATCGCGGGTCGGTTGAACGAGCTGCTGGAGCGTCTCGCAGCCGTGTTCGAGCGGGAAAAGAGCTTCACCGCGAACGTCGCCCACGAATTACGGACCCCTCTGGCGGAACTGCGGGCGCTGGCGGAGGTGAATCTGATGGCTCCGCCGGAAACCGCGGACGAACAGGCTGCCGGGTGGCAGGAGGTGCGGACGGTGAGCGGTCGGATGGAATCACTGGCCCTGCGGTTGCTGGAATTGGCCCGTTCCGAGGAGCCGGGTCGTCTGGTGCGGCGTGAGCCGGTGGGGATTCCGGCTTTGGTGGATGTGGTGTGGCAGCGCCATGCCGCGGCTGCCGGAGGACGCGGCATCACCTGCCAAAGGGAGATTCCGGCGGGCTTGGTTTGGGAAAGCGATCCCGTGCTGCTGGATTTGATTTTCACCAACCTGATCGGAAACGCCGTCCACCATGCCCTGGTGGATTCCATGGTCCGGATCACCGCGGATGCGCTCTCCATCCGCTTTGCAAACGCCGCTCCCGGCCTGACCGCGGTGGATCTGCCGAATCTCTTCGAGCGATTCTGGAAAAAGGATGCCGCCCGCAGCGATGGCCGCCGCCACGGGCTGGGACTGGCACTGGCCCGGGAAACGGCGGGCCTCCTCGGTGGCACGCTGGAGGCCCGGTTGACCGGGGACGGCGTGATCGAATTCCGGTTGGTGGCGGCCAGTTCGGATCCGGAATAA
- a CDS encoding PepSY domain-containing protein, producing the protein MMKKSATILILAGLALPVILSAKEEKKGLALDQVPAKVAAAIRAAAGNEPVQIKAEKEDGVDAFEAKWSAAGHKHEITVGADGTVLSQEEVIAADAAPAPVQAAIKTVAAGGKVEKVEKVTEKGTTVYEAEIETAAGEVEVKFDASGKEIARETKGKEKEENEEKDDDDHEEQGGK; encoded by the coding sequence ATGATGAAGAAATCCGCAACCATCCTGATCCTCGCCGGTCTCGCCCTGCCGGTGATCCTTTCCGCCAAGGAAGAGAAGAAGGGCCTCGCACTCGATCAGGTGCCCGCCAAGGTCGCCGCCGCGATCCGCGCCGCCGCTGGCAACGAGCCGGTCCAGATCAAGGCCGAGAAGGAAGACGGCGTCGACGCCTTTGAGGCGAAGTGGTCCGCTGCCGGCCACAAACACGAGATCACCGTCGGAGCCGATGGCACTGTCCTTTCCCAGGAGGAGGTGATCGCCGCCGATGCCGCTCCCGCACCAGTACAGGCCGCCATCAAGACCGTCGCCGCCGGAGGCAAGGTCGAGAAGGTGGAAAAGGTCACCGAGAAGGGAACCACCGTCTATGAAGCCGAGATCGAAACCGCGGCCGGTGAGGTCGAGGTGAAGTTCGACGCCTCCGGCAAGGAGATCGCCCGCGAAACCAAGGGCAAGGAGAAGGAGGAAAACGAAGAGAAGGACGACGACGATCACGAGGAGCAAGGTGGGAAGTAA
- the rpsF gene encoding 30S ribosomal protein S6, protein MSRKYEGLIILNTKGVEGSVDETVASVAKELETEGAKVGEIKQIGRRKFAYESKHLDAGHYVTYVFTAEPAAISKIQARLTLNSKVHVQHYQRVA, encoded by the coding sequence ATGAGCCGCAAATACGAAGGCCTGATCATCCTCAACACCAAGGGTGTCGAAGGCAGCGTCGATGAAACCGTCGCCAGCGTCGCCAAGGAACTCGAAACCGAAGGCGCCAAGGTCGGCGAGATCAAGCAGATCGGCCGCCGCAAGTTCGCCTACGAGTCCAAGCATCTCGATGCCGGCCACTACGTGACCTACGTCTTCACCGCCGAGCCGGCCGCCATCTCCAAGATCCAGGCCCGCCTCACGCTGAACTCCAAGGTGCACGTCCAGCACTACCAGCGCGTCGCTTGA
- the pth gene encoding aminoacyl-tRNA hydrolase, whose protein sequence is MDPFTLIVGLGNPGRQYEGTRHNVGFMVLDRLAAKSGVAFESKPKWQSHLAKLPDGTLLLKPQSFMNLSGRPVQQILAFHKWTPDRILVVYDDAAIPLGTLRFREKGSHGGHNGIRSLIQQLGTDAFPRLKFGIGGSEQGEMVGHVLGNFRLEERPLLENTLDSAVEAVQVARSQGVASAANRFNTRSNTPPSP, encoded by the coding sequence TTGGACCCCTTCACCCTCATCGTAGGCCTCGGCAACCCCGGGCGGCAGTATGAAGGCACCCGGCACAATGTCGGCTTCATGGTATTGGACCGCCTGGCGGCGAAATCCGGCGTTGCCTTCGAAAGCAAGCCGAAGTGGCAGAGCCATCTGGCAAAGCTCCCGGACGGCACCCTGCTGCTGAAGCCGCAGTCCTTCATGAACCTCAGCGGCCGGCCGGTGCAACAGATCCTGGCTTTCCACAAGTGGACGCCGGATCGCATCCTGGTGGTCTATGACGATGCCGCGATCCCGCTGGGCACCCTGCGTTTTCGCGAAAAGGGCTCCCACGGCGGCCACAACGGCATCCGCTCGCTGATCCAGCAACTGGGCACGGACGCGTTCCCGCGGCTGAAATTCGGCATCGGCGGCAGCGAGCAGGGGGAGATGGTCGGACACGTGTTGGGGAATTTCCGGCTGGAAGAGCGGCCGCTTCTGGAAAACACGCTTGATTCCGCCGTTGAGGCCGTACAGGTTGCGCGCTCCCAAGGCGTCGCCTCAGCGGCGAACCGCTTCAACACCCGCTCCAACACACCTCCATCACCATGA